One genomic segment of Hemibagrus wyckioides isolate EC202008001 linkage group LG08, SWU_Hwy_1.0, whole genome shotgun sequence includes these proteins:
- the LOC131357342 gene encoding DNA-directed RNA polymerase II subunit RPB7-like, with product MFYHISLEHEILLHPRYFGPNLLNTVKQKLFTEVEGTCTGKYGFVIAVTTIDNIGAGVIQPGVGFVLYPVKYKAIVLRPFKGEVVDAVVTQVNKVGLFTEIGPMSCFISRHSIPLDMEFDPNSNPPCYKTVDEDIVIQQDDEIRLKIVGTRVDKNDTFAIGSLEDDYLGLVS from the exons ATGTTTTATCAC atctCTCTGGAACATGAGATTCTCCTCCATCCTCGATATTTTGGGCCAAATCTGTTAAACACAGTCAAACAGAAGCTGTTTACAGAGGTGGAAGGCACGTGCACGGGAAA ATATGGCTTTGTCATTGCAGTGACGACAATAGATAATATTGGAGCAGGTGTTATACAACCGGGCGTGGGTTTCGTCTTGTACCCTGTCAAATACAAGGCCATTGTGCTTCGTCCTTTTAAAGGGGAGGTTGTGGATGCAGTGGTCACTCAAGTAAACAAG GTTGGACTGTTTACAGAAATTGGCCCAATGTCTTGCTTTATCTCCCGTCAT TCTATACCATTAGACATGGAATTTGACCCAAACTCTAATCCTCCCTGCTACAAGACGGTGGATGAG GACATTGTAATCCAACAAGATGATGAAATTCGACTGAAGATTGTTGGTACTCGAGTAGACAAGAATGATACT tttGCCATTGGATCCCTCGAGGATGATTACCTTG gTCTTGTTAGTTGA
- the LOC131357394 gene encoding DNA-directed RNA polymerase II subunit RPB7 — MFYHISLEHEILLHPRYFGPNLLNTVKQKLFTEVEGTCTGKYGFVIAVTTIDNIGAGVIQPGRGFVLYPVKYKAIVFRPFKGEVVDAVVTQVNKVGLFTEIGPMSCFISRHSIPSEMEFDPNSNPPCYKTVDEDIVIQQDDEIRLKIVGTRVDKNDIFAIGSLMDDYLGLVS; from the exons ATGTTTTATCAC atctCTCTGGAACATGAGATTCTCCTCCATCCTCGATATTTTGGGCCAAATCTGTTAAACACAGTCAAACAGAAGCTGTTTACAGAGGTGGAAGGCACGTGCACGGGAAA ATATGGCTTTGTCATTGCAGTGACGACAATAGATAATATTGGAGCAGGTGTTATACAGCCCGGCAGGGGTTTCGTCTTGTACCCTGTCAAATACAAGGCCATTGTGTTTCGTCCTTTTAAAGGGGAGGTTGTGGATGCAGTGGTCACTCAAGTAAACAAG GTTGGACTGTTTACAGAAATTGGCCCAATGTCTTGCTTTATCTCCCGTCAT TCTATACCATCAGAAATGGAATTTGACCCAAACTCTAATCCTCCCTGCTACAAGACGGTGGATGAG GACATTGTAATCCAACAAGATGATGAAATTCGACTGAAGATTGTTGGTACTCGAGTAGACAAGAATGATATT tttGCCATTGGATCCCTCATGGATGATTACCTTG gTCTTGTTAGTTGA
- the neurog1 gene encoding neurogenin-1: MCTAMESAFSDLDSSSCDFSFPHTDDEDSRGSMHAASPASSLASSGNALDAGELQQKKKRRGRARSEAAVHVVKKNRRLKANDRERNRMHNLNDALDALRSVLPAFPDDTKLTKIETLRFAHNYIWALSETIRIADQRGNKARDSSAAVNCMAEVPSPGSDACSWASSASSPSYSSSNPGSPEAMDDYGFLQADVVYRYHSYPGIY, from the coding sequence ATGTGCACCGCAATGGAGAGTGCGTTCTCTGATCTGGACAGCTCCAGCTGCGACTTTTCCTTTCCTCACACGGATGATGAGGATTCTCGCGGCAGCATGCATGCCGCCTCGCCTGCATCCTCGCTTGCCTCATCGGGAAACGCACTGGACGCCGGTGAGCTGCAGCAGAAAAAGAAGCGCAGAGGCCGTGCGCGCAGCGAGGCCGCCGTTCACGTGGTAAAGAAGAACCGCAGGCTGAAAGCCAATGACCGCGAGAGGAACCGCATGCACAACCTGAACGATGCGCTGGACGCTCTGCGGAGTGTGCTGCCTGCCTTCCCGGACGATACCAAGCTCACCAAAATCGAGACTCTTCGCTTCGCTCACAACTACATCTGGGCACTGTCCGAAACCATCCGCATCGCGGACCAGCGCGGGAACAAAGCGAGAGACTCCTCAGCGGCCGTAAACTGCATGGCGGAAGTACCGAGCCCAGGGAGCGATGCGTGTTCATGGGCATCAAGCGCCTCCTCTCCATCCTATAGCTCTTCTAACCCCGGCAGCCCGGAGGCTATGGACGATTATGGATTTCTGCAAGCAGACGTCGTTTACCGCTACCACAGCTACCCTGGCATTTATTAA